The window TCCGCAGAATATCACACGGGGAGACACTTACCCTCTTTGCCAGGCGTAGACCCGTAGCGCTTCAGCGCCAGCATTGTAATCTTGTATATGGACGCAAATTTGGCCAAGTTTGTGGCATGCTTCTTCGTAGCTCTAAACACCAACGAAGCCTTTTCTTTGAATCTACCGCCCAGAAGTTTCTGTTAATACGAGTCTCCCTCTCAACGTGcgcatacatgtatagaCGGCCATCGATGGGTATCGTCGGCGGCCAAGGGAAGATACGTACGTTCCGGATCGGAAGAGAAAGATCATCCTATCGCGCACACGTTAGCAAAAAACCCAAGAACTCCAACAGGCTCCGATATTCAAGTTCATCCTGTAACTCACACCAGCGCGTGCGGAAACCGCACTTTGGTTCCGTAGACTGCGCCATTGCGCACCGTCTTCACCAGCGATAGGACGTCATGATATGCCGGGTCTAGCGCGATGCCCTCTGCAACGGCCTGTCGCGGAATAGATAGGTGAGCATTTTGCTTCCAATCTTGACAATTTTATTCCCAATATATTcgcttcttccatctctgcgACAGGAAGGGAAGCCTCATCGCCTAGTTGCGCATACCTTCAACTCCTCCAAGAACGCCGAGGCCGCCATGGTGCCTCGGCTATTGACGTTTCTGTCAGGGTATCACAACGCTTGCCGCAGCGTGTCTTGTGCAGGTACGGTTTCGGACGGCGAGGATCGTTGTGACTTGCGCTAGGgagaagattaaaaaaaaaaaaaaaagatatgaGATTATATCTGGAGGCGCAATCGGACTGAATTTGGGAATACGGGTTGAAGGagagtaaagaagaagaaaagaaaaaaggtgcCGTAGAAAGTTGCGGTAGCAGGAGACAAGCTCCGGCTGCTGATGACTTGAGCCTCGGCCGGCTGTTGCGCCTGggatgggaaaaaaatggGGACCGGTTTTTACCTAAAGATTCAAAATGTACGTCACTCCTTTTCGCTAGCAGTCCCGCTGCGGCAGTGGAGCTGAGAGACCCCTAGAGTCGGTCGCTTGTGACCGCTGGAGGAAACGCATCCCCCGCCTGTGGTTTAGCACAGCGGCTAGACTCAGCAGATCTGGGAGTAGATCTGGTGCATGTGCGGAGAAGATGGGAGACCATCTCTATGCATGTTGGTAGTACTTCagtctcccttttttttttggcatgtGATGATGCCATCATTGCCAGCACGTGGCAGTAATGTATCATCACATTTGCTGCGACTGGAGCTTGGCTCAATTATCAGGAACCTGGTATCTATTGTACATGTAAGTACTAGTATGATGCACGGATTCACGTTTTGGAATGTAGAATATAGCAAGCCATAGTTCAGAAACTTGTCTACGATAtatccagcagcttcttgctcCCTCCTCTTATAACCAACACGACAACATACCCAATCACCAATCAGCAATCACCaaacatatacatatatgtgCAATGTGCAATACACATCATTCAGCACCACCTCTCCCACGGCTCCCGCCACTTCACCCCCAAAATCTCAAATATCCTCTTCTCATCCCTCCTCTCCACCAACTCCCCCTCCGTCACCTTGGCTCTGTCCGGGCCCCTCAGCACATCTCGATACAGCCCCCGCTGGTTCAGCCGCATGCCCTTCTTCGACGCCAACAGCCGCATGCTGCGGTTGAAGATGTCGTTTCCGGTAAAGTAGATGAGCGCCGCGCCCAGCTCAGCCTCGGGCACAAGCAGAAAGTCGATTCTCCTCCATATCGCGCGGtacttgtcgtcgtcgtcgtcgttgagcCCCTTGATCTTGGGTAGCACGCAGCATCCGTGCCATTTGCTGCCGTCGCTTCCAGCGCGGGACGACGCCAGCCGTGCCACCAGAAACTCGTCTCTTTCCAGCCTAACCACCAAGCTGTTCAGAAACGGCTTTAGATCCGCCGCAGATTCGGTGCCTGGCTTCGTCACAATCAGATCGATGTCGTGAGAGCTCTCGGCGCCTCTGCGGTAACTGCCCCCAATAACAAGCTGCACCGTCGGGTCGATCTGTGCTGCAGCCCTCTTCACAATCTCTCCGAGAGCGGTGACCTCCCTCCGAGGAATCCTGGTGTTTAAGTCGTCGTAGTGCTCGATGCCTACCGTCTGGCTGGGCGTCAGTTTGACGTGTTGCTTTACGTCTTCCAGCGTCCGCCAGCCCTGTGCAATCCATTGCTGTGCCACTTTGTTCCCCACGCCGTAAATCTTTAGGAACGTTTGCAGCGCGTAGTCTGTTGGTTCTTCCTGTGCATATTCGAGCCTCTTTAACGTATCAGTCGTCACAatctcttcaatcttctgCGCCAGCCGACGACCAATGCTGGGTAACCGGTatgcctcctcttctgtgGTGATCTTGACGCTCTGTTGCTTCAAGGTGCTAATGGCCTTCCGATAGGCCAGCGTCCGCCAGTGGTCATTGACCCTCTCGTAGTAGCTGTTCATCTTTTGTAATATCTCAATGGTGCGTGTATTTGGGTTGTCCTTGCCAGCATCCCTTCTCCCAGCCCTGTTGCAAGCAAAGCGATCCTCGAATGCTATCGCCTTGTTGGTCGGCCGTGTCCTCCTAGATGATCTCCTCTTTTGAGGTCTCTCATTCTCTGAGCCAGATCCTTCGTCGAGATCCGCCTGATGTTCGGATTCAATCGCCGTAGAttgggcatcatcatcctcgtcaacATCCAGGGGCAGGTCTTTAAACTCTTGCATCATCAAGATGTATTCTGATAACTCGTCATCTCTCTTCGGCAGTGCTTTGGCTTTAGCACTTGCTTTTGGAATATTCTTGACGACCTCGTCGGCCTTATCCAAGTCCAGTACAAGAGGCTGAGaatctgccgctgctgccgccgccgctctaGTTGCACGCCTTGTTGAGGGGCTGCTGACCGAGgattcttctccttgagaaGGCGTCCCTCGGGCTGGGACATAATCCCACTTCCCCTTGTTATGATGCTGCGGCTTCAAAGGCGGCGAATCCGCCTTCGGTTTTACCGCAGGGCCTGAATCAGTAGCACCAGcggcaggaagaagagcctcTTTGTCCTTTGTTTCTACTGCAGTCTGGCCGTCTAGAAGATACTTCTTTTGATTCGGATCCACAATAGCACGAAACTGGATACAGTCGAGAGGATAATCCTCATTCACCACTTTTGGCGGCACCGCATCCCCAAACCCGTCTTTTGGCCAAATCTTTTCGACATCTTTATAtatgagcttcttctccacgaTGACATGCGTAGCCGTCATCAAATCTCTCGTCCACTCGGCTCCAAACTCTTTCGCCCTGTTGATCCGCAGCCGTCTAACAGGCGCAATATCATTGTCTGGAATGTAAAAGAAAGACAGTCCCTTAAATATCTGCTCAACTTCAGGCCGTGTCTTGGATTTGGCAGCACGTGCTCTTTTATTGCCGTTAGTTGCCTTTGTCtgcgtcgtcctcgtcaccACACCGGCCTTGACATTAACAgagggcgatgaggatgCTTCTTCAGAGGAAGTGTCCAGCGACCTTTTCAACGACGCCGGCGGCGGTATACGAGTATCGGCAGTAGCAACAACGATTTggtccttgtccttctccCCACGCGTCTTCTCTGCACCTACTGATGGCGTCTCTTGGATCACATCCTCCTCATTCAGCAACGCATCAAGCCGTCCCTTTGGCCTCGGTTTCCCCGGTCCAGTCCCCCTAATGACCTTTCCAGATGGAGGCTGAGGCGCCGCAATGAGTCTCCGGGGAGTGAGATTTTGCAGGTTATTCAGCCGCTTCTCAGGCAAAATTTGTTGCGCTGCATgcttttgcagctgcttctctttctctggcTCTTGCTGCCCATGTGCATGTAATTTCCTCGCAGgcctaaagaaattcctgtGCAACTCCCTCTGCTTTTGTTCGCGAGCGTCAAAGGCGTCGTCATCCGGTTTCCCGTATATGTGCCCACCGCTGGTATGAGAAAATCTTTTAAGCCGGTCAAAATACGCGATTTTAGACTCCGCCGAGGTTGTTGTGGTCTCATCCATTTTATGAGAGCGAAATTTATGCAAAGTGAGTATCAAAATGTGCGTGCTCTGCGAGTATCAAGTAATATCCCAAAAGACCGTGAGGGGACGAGAAATATCACGTCTCTGTTCCTTAGGCGCTGTTGTGTTGATTTTACAATATTGCAAGGGTATCTGGATATTGTTAATAGGGGCAGCATGAGCCACTGCATTTTAAGCCATCTTCATGTGCTGCGAATGAATCGATAGATGGGCGAAATAAGTATTTGTTCATCGCATTCATTGCCAGCTCAATTTCTTGAGTGAGTGTTTCAGCAAGACGCTCAGCGCGTATAAAAGTGAGATCCATGGATGAGAGCTGTAATAGCGAGAATAGTCGCAGGCAACAACGCGCTAAAAGCAGCCACTAAAAGCAATACTagaggtaggtacctactccATAGACTACTGACATACCAAATATGGACATCAACCCGCTAGCATTGCTAAACCATCCGGGCATCCATCTACACCACTTATACagagcatcttcatctcaaCAACAGCCAAACGCGAATCTAAACATGCTGCCAAATCGACTCtccaactctctctctcacccaTCCAAACGCCATTGCTCCAAAATACATTGCCGCCCACCACCACGCCAAATTCCACCTCTCAAGCAGCAAATGGCTCCTCGGCCGCTCACCCACGACCCTCACCCACCGTCTATACCCACGGTGTTCCCATCTCGAATAGACAAAATAGAATAACTGCTCGCCCACATACATTTAGTTCGCTATGCACAGAGAACAAATCtctcaaaagaaaagaaaggcaaaggcaaatcGAGCCTTACCGTTTCTGCCAGGTCCGTGAATGGCGACAGCAGCCACAGCATGACAAACACCCGGTGCGGCTTCATGTCCGCTAGAAACCACCACTCCAGCACATCCAGCCACTCTCCCGTCCACGCAAATA is drawn from Trichoderma asperellum chromosome 4, complete sequence and contains these coding sequences:
- a CDS encoding uncharacterized protein (TransMembrane:4 (o27-44i71-96o116-138i168-185o)), which encodes MCLVVGDGALWLSGVGQEGDDVGRERVVRVLATFVFLGMIEPVWRNRADLQMRDLGVCARGASCAGIEDKLISLATTGSVIGIVAIIAGAAVFAWTGEWLDVLEWWFLADMKPHRVFVMLWLLSPFTDLAETLFYFVYSRWEHRGYRRWVRVVGERPRSHLLLERWNLAWWWAAMYFGAMAFGWVRERVGESIWQHV